One Salvia miltiorrhiza cultivar Shanhuang (shh) chromosome 6, IMPLAD_Smil_shh, whole genome shotgun sequence genomic window, GACACTAATAATAGTGTctgttttatttaaatcaagtgATCCTATAGTTTATTCTATGTATCTTTTTTTTGAGACGATTCTATGTATCTCTTTTAATAGTGCTTCTTCGTATAATCTTTCGTATTTTGAGCTAAGAAGTGGGAAACCgaatgaaatttaaaaacaaagagaataatataaataaactagTGACTAGCGCGTTGAAACTCGATGGAGAATcactttaaattataaattataaatatgcacttgaaagataaattaatactccttccgtcccgaCTAATATAATATCTATGACTATGATGTGGATGATATTAAGGGCagtcaggggcggagccaggggggctagagccccccccaaattttgaaaaaaaaaaatttatttttttttattttttataatatgtctaaaaatgttgttattattattattatatttgtattttagtaaaaaaatgtttaaaatgtattgaatgcccccaaaaaaatttttagtaaatgttgaactatattatctatgaaaatgttgttattattattattatagtatttgtattttagtaaaaaatgtctaaaatgtattgaatgcccccaaaaaaatttttagtaaatgttttgaactatattatctatgaaaatgttgttattattattattatagtatttgtattttagtaaaaaatgtctaaaatgtattgaatgcccccaaaaaattttttagtaaatgttttgaactatattatctatgaaaatattgttattattattattattattattattattattattattattattattattattattattattattatatttgtattttagtaaaaaatatctaaaatgtattgaatgcccccaaaaaaatttttagtaaatgttttgaactataatatctatgaaaatgttgttattattattattattattattattattattattattattatatttgtattttaataaaaaatgtctaaaatgtattgaatgcccccaaaaaaaattttagtaaatgttttgaactatattatctatgaaaatgttgttattattattattatatttgtattttagtaaaaaatgtctaaaatgtattgaatgcccccaaaaaaaaattcccggGGGCTACCACCCCCGtaacagttcagccccccccccccccccaaaaaaaatcctggctccgccactgagGGCAGTAGCGCCTTAATACACAAACCTTCATATATTTTTGGTTTTGCGCATGAACTATAAATCATGTCTTCAAACACacaaacttttcttttttgaacaATCATTTCCGATGAATGAATACTGAGATGGAAGTCAGTCCTGTCTACGTGACTTAACGAAAGTTTCCTGAAGGACATAGTTGGACTAGTAATTAATGAAACATTGGTTTCATCATAAAATAAGTCTCAAAATTTTTAGGTTCTCATTCAAGACATTATTTTTTAAGACTCAAAGAGCTATGAGTTCACAACTGAAGGCGTGATTTAGGATTGTGGGTTCGTCATTCATATCAATTTAGTGGTTTGTGGGTCTGTGATTCATGAGTTGCGAGCGTTGAAAATATTCCTCACGTAAAAAtcagaagaaaagaaaaaaaaaatccttgtgCTGGAGGTAGGTTACACtgatttttgattttctttgttGCAAGGAGCTGCACTAGAAGCATTCAAACTTGTTTTCAAGAACAATTAATGCTCCTATTTCCATCTTCTGGAGAATCAAGATAACTTATCCGATCTCCATGCACAAATTGCTGCAAATCAAAGAGGAATATTCACTTATAAAGGAGCAATATGATTTGGAAACTGTGCAGAATGCTCAAGTCTGTTGCCCTAATCTGCTAAAGTGGATGGAGATTCTTTGATCATCGAAGAGGAATATTCCAtggatgatgattgatgaaaaGAGAGGGGAAGTATATTTTACTACTATGATTTTTGAGAGGATAATACTTTTCTCGGACATGATTAAAAAAAGTATGGACAACTCATTTCACTCATGTTCATGATAATGTTGTCATAAAAgattgatgtgataatatttttcgttgatgtgataaattatattttttttaaccttaAAGATTATGggatgaaaaaatataaaaatattttttttatatatatttgttcatCTCTTATTTTCTAATGATaaatttgcaaaaaaaaaaaaaaaaacacgcgCCGAAAAATAATTGCCATGCCCTTCAATCTCATAAGTCATAACCATCTTATGTAAATTTCACTAGTTATGTAAGTACAATGTATACACACCTttgtctttttttctttttcttaccTCTCACTTATAGTGATTAACATAAAaccaaattcataattttatatttaaccatgttcttatattataattagtggCTATTATATCAAACATGTACTAATCTTGTTTTTGtaagaaaataatatatttaagctgcgtttactttgatgaataaatttatccatggaaaaggaaggataacaaaaatttataccttGAAATGTCatctttcttttccaacatttgacacaccatccatccttgaagtgaaaataaggaagaaaaaatggtaaacatttcttttgtgtcaaatgttgaaaaTGTAACATTTTacggcataaatttttgttatccatcatttttcatggataaatttattcatcaaagtaaacgcagccttagTAAATAAATgcattattttcataaaaagatAAAAGGGTGCAGTATAAAAGAAACGATAAAATATTTgaacttttaattaaatttgtgaCAGCCCGACTCCCGGGAGAATAAGAAACGGCTACGTAATGGGATTTGCTAGACTTTGTTAGAATAAAATGAGTGATATGTTCTTAGATTCGGGTAATACGTTGTTAATAAAGGAGTGCCGCAATTGAAGGATTATAAATACAACAATTAAGATAGAAATCTTCCCAACCAGGATCAAAAGTTCGGAGGTCTGAGACAACAAGATAACACTTCATACTAGACATTCATATATGCGAGGTTCAATAGCTAGAAACGCGATTGCCAAAAGAGTTCATAATAATTAGGCTAAGAATATTTAAAGAGTCATTCTCAAAAGATATCCACCTAAGTGAATATTATGGCAGCggaaattattatatgaaaCTACAGCAACATCCTCCCTCAGCCTCGCACGACACCACCTgccgctcaacctgcaaaaggttttgaaaacaattgcagggctgagtactaatataCTCAGTGGGTTTAGCCATTTGAAAACACTTGAAAAgtcatttaaaagaataatccatgctatgaacagtataacatagaaatatttgaaagcattccatgcatacttaaaataaatttgtggATCCATTTCCAGTCTTCTCTCTATTGGTGCTTCACCTATAATGTGAACAtgtgggagcagcccacagaGGTCCACTACCATGCATGTTTCAGAAATGGGAGCAACCCAAGTCTGACAGTCTGAGGCaagtgggagcagcccacaatacccccttgtgtgtacacaatcctaacCAGGGCGATCCAATCGCTACGCCGGCTAGGACCCGATCGTTAGATAACATAGGAGCACTTTAAACAATAGAGATATAAGAAACATTTTAACATGGACATTCATTTGCATTTGCGTAATACAAGTAGAGCTCAATAACTCAAAGCATACTTTGGAAAATAAAACCCACCTTGATAGGACAAGCCTGTAGATAAAATTTGCACAATTCTCTTCTTGTAAAACCAGTGCTAAAACCTTCTAACAAGTGGACCTACAAGATaatctaatcttaataggtcgcAAAATATCGTACGAGCTAACAATTCTACAAAGCTGCTAAATCTTAATATTCTACGCCCGGATTTTCAAAACTCAattgaaaatctaaaaaatcaaaattatcaaaatttttTTATTGCATTATTTCATGTCATATCTCAAAATCACATAAGGTAAATAATtatacttaataaaataaatagtcataTTAATATATCAATTGATTAAGATCttaactaaataattttaagcaaAGCATgatttaacaaaaattaaatcagcccaacatctaaaataaaaatgcagCCCAATACTCTTATTAAATCAAACCCATCTTGAATTATAATATAGGCCCAAATTAATAGCCCAATACTAAAAACCCTAGCCCACAATCCATCTTCTTTATTAAAAgaaacaacacacacacaacccacacacgcacacacacacagcacagacgcacgcacacacacagcacacacacacactcagcacacccaacactctctctctcacatctCTCACGtctgctgccgccgccgccgcctgacggcggcgccgcccgacGGAGGCCGACAgccgccccctccccctctTTTCTccgacttctctctctcttctcctctctctcccttttcGAATCtgcagccgccgccgccccttCTTCGCCGGCGTCAACAGCCGCGGTAACAGCGGCGTCgcccccctctcttctcctcctgCTCGCGGCGGGCAGCCACTCCGGAAACAACAGCGCCGCCGCGGCGACCGCAGCAGCACTGCTGCcttctcttctcctctatctctctcgctctctcggccgctggacccaggcgcagcagacaccaccaccgcggtgcgccgccatcgccgggccgccgcctgctccctcattcacgcggcagatccgccgcgACCTGAAGACCACGGCGCCGTCGCTCATCTCGCCATCTCCCTTTCTCCCTCGTTCTCaccttctctctttctcactgactcacacacatacacacgcCGACACGGCGTAAGCCGCCGCCGCGCCTGGTTCATCTTCTCCAGCCGAaggccggaggcggcgccgcccgacGGAGGCCGACAgccgccccctccccctctcttctccgacttctctctcttctcctctctctcccttttcGAATCtgcagccgccgccgccccttCTTCGCCGGCGTCAACAGCCGCGGTAACAGCGGCGTCGccccccctctcttctcctcctgCTCGCGGCGGGCAGCCACTCCGGAAACAACAGCGCCGCCGCGGCGACCGCAGCAGCACTGCTGCcttctcttctcctctatctctctcgctctctcggccgctggacccaggcgcagcagacaccaccaccgcggtgcgccgccatcgccgggccgccgcctgctccctcattcacgcggcagatccgccgcgACCTGAAGACCACGGCGCCGTCGCTCATCTCGCCATCTCCCTTTCTCCCTCGTTCTCaccttctctctttctcactgactcacacacatacacacgcCGACACGGCGTAAGCCGCCGCCGCGCCTGGTTCATCTTCTCCAGCCGAaggccggaggcggcgccgcccgacGGAGGCCGACAgccgccccctccccctctcttctccgacttctctctcttctcctctctctcccttttcGAATCTgtagccgccgccgccccttCTTCGCCGGCGTCAACAGCCGCGGTAACAGCGGCGTCgcccccctctcttctcctcctgCTCGCGGCGGGCAGCCACTCCGGAAACAACAGCGCCGCCGCGGCGACCGCAGCAGCACTGCTGCcttctcttctcctctatctctctcgctctctcggccgctggacccaggcgcagcagacaccaccaccgcggtgcgccgccatcgccgggccgccgcctgctccctcattctcgcggcagatccgccgcgACCTGAAGACCACGGCGCCGTTGCTCATCTCGCCATCTCCCTTTCTCCCTCGTTCTCaccttctctctttctcactgactcacacacatacacacgcCGACACGGCGTAAGCCGCCGCCGCGCCTGGTTCATCTTCTCCAGCCGAAGGCCGGAGTCACCACCGGCGCCGCTTCCATCATCAGGCAGCTTAAGGTAAGCCATTATTCCCCTATTctccttttccttttcctttcctcatctttttttttttttcccttttctaaattaaaaatctgaaatacCCATCTCCTTTCCcccctctttggcagatcggaagCCACCGCGGCTCCGTCGACCGCCGGCAGACACCGCGACTGCAGTCCgctgacctcgactcacacataCAAAGCAAGGGTTCAAGCTTCATACCAGTCAACACATAGCATAGGGTTTGAGCAAAAATCAAATACAGTaaaatttcagttcatatgtaACCTATCTTGTAACTATAATGCTGTGAATGTTCGTCTCATTTCCCTCATTGATATGTAAACAAGGAGCTCAGTTTAGAAATAAAACCTTGATTAGGTGGATGTTTGTCTCGTAAATCTTGATGGTGAAAATGGGCTGCAGcagttgaaaatggtggtgtaTGGCTGAATTTGATTTGAGAAAACAGAATGAAGAATTGTGTTTACTGTGAATGATTTGATCTTGAGTTTTGACAGATTTATTTTGAGAAGGAAAAATTGCATGTAAGCTGATTGGTTTAAGAAGTGGTGAATGGTGAAGTGATACGTGTTGAAATTTTTGATGAATGAGGACAAAATGGCTGCTGTCAAAATAACACATAAATCTCTCtacaaaaataaaagtcaaaaaTCTATAAGATTTAATAAAAGTATGTGGGCTGTCATGAAAAAAAAGATAGTGAATAAAATGGGCTTATAGAATACACACAAATCTTAACCCAAAATTAAATAAGACCCAAACTAGATAAATAAGTACAATAGTTCTATTTGGGctcaattcaaattaaaagtagttaaaaaataaaatgtaatatgAAATATATTCACATAGTCACGTACTTGCATTTAATCTCTTTtggtaaaatttaataaaatctttcattaaaagaaataccctttttttttatcaataaaaattttatccGGGCGAGAATTCACCTAAATAATATTCTAAGTTCAAGTATTCTCGGGAAATCCTATTAGgaaaaatcggggtgttacaaaatTCGTGAATTTTGAATATATTTCGTAGAAAAGTAAAATTCTGAACAATGGAGGAATTATTGGGTTAATACCAACCAtttatcctactttttttttttcattgtgcAGAAATCTATTTTATGAACAATGGAGGAATTATTGTAAAGAAATTTTGATTGAAGGATTTTGAAGCTcacaatttaaaatatttgattgCAATGTTAATTTTGATTGCCAAGTGTTGAAGATTGCCCTTCCCTATTGGTACATAACCGAAGACGTTAGAGTCAACTTTCAGTAGTTGTACACAACGCAACATCTTTGGTACATTTCCTTTTTTAGCAAAGCTACTTACCTGACGCGAGTGACACCGCACAAGGCGGCAGCTAAAAATTTTcacataaaatttcaaaaattcggCTCCAAATATACCCGCCTTCTCACCCAAATTTTTTGCCCTAAATTCCCAATTTTCAACTTTTCGACTCATTTTGCACTTAAAATTCCGAAAATCTGCGCGGCAAACTGTCACTTCTCTTTACTCTGGATCAATCTGCTTCCCAAAATTCTGAAGTTCAGTGCCCATATGCACTCAGATTTGCAGGCTTTTAGTGTTTTGTGAAATCTTGGGGACTTCCATGGCTACAGAAAAGGAAGAAGTTGATGTTGATGGGAGCGAGAAGCAAGAGAAAGACGCGAAGCCTAATGAAGCTGAAGAGGAAGGCCTAAAGGAAGAAACTGGCAAAGGAGAGGAAGAGAAAGTGGAAGATCCAGGAGAAGAAGGCCAAGATGAAAAGGCTGAGGTAAGTGAGGTGAAAGAAGAGGAGGTGAAAGCGGAAGAGAGCGAGGGAAGTGAAGAGGGAAAGAtggatgaggaagaagaagaggtgGAGGGGAAGGACGAAGGTGAAGgtgacaaaggaaagaaaatggaggGGGAAGAGAGTGAGAAGAAGAATGAAAATTCgaagaagagatcaagaaaaGATAGGAAAGCTGAGGCTAAGGAGCTGGAATCGCCGAGGACACCAGGTAGTGAGAGGCCGACAAGGGAGAGGAAAACGGTGGAAAGATTCATGGTGGGGGAGTCTCCGAAGGCCTCTGCCAGCAAGACTTTGTCAATTGAAAAGGTATCATCACtactgtttttctttctttctttctgttTTTGGAGATATGGAATTGCAGCATGCAAATTGGTTAGTGGGCAACGGAATGTCGAAGAGCATGTGAAGTGAATCTTTTAATGATTTTGGTCTAATACATGTGATTTTATCTGATGCGGGGTTGAAGATTGAAGGGTGTAaatcaatattttgtaaactaAAAATTAGAAGGTTCCCATTGTCTTAGTAAAGATTTGTGTTTTCACTGTATGGTCAGTTGATATGAATATCATTTTGTTAGGTGTAGTGCACAACGTTAAATATGTTTTATGGGCAAAGTGAGATTGAAACAGAAGTAGTAAATATagacacttttttttttcattgctTTATCAAGCTGAAAGTATATGCACTGAAAGGATATGAAGATTTGAGCTGCTCAAGATGATTGGTGAGATGGTTTTGTTGAGTGTTCACATGGACTTGATGTAAGTTTTTTTCTTATGGATGACTTACATCAGTTTTAGATAGTTTGTGATGGGATTAAATCTTATAGTCTGTGTGTTTGAATTGTATTTAGTGCTGGTGGAGATGGAAAAAGTTAAAGACGATATGAATTGTTTCGTTTGTTGGTATTTGGGTGAATAATCATGTTTCATTTATGTTGGCTTCCTTGTATGACAGAAGAAATTTATGCTGTTATTGCACGGaaatttcaattttgaatctTTTTTTATCGAAGAGAATGGACTCCTTAAGTATGATTCTGTTCCTGTTCATAATTTTGTGTAACACAAAGGATCAATGGCAACTGTGGTGCATTGCATATTGGGTTCTATTAAAATTCTGACCAATGActgttgattatggtgacagGGCCAAGGCACACAGCTTAAGGACATCCCTAATGGTATGGTTATTCTTTGTGGCACTTGAACTGCAATTTTGTTTTGGtgaatcaaataataaagttgGATAATGTCTGTTTGGTTTTCATGTCATTTCAGTGGCATTCAAGTTGTCTAAGAGGAAAGCTGATGAGAACCTACAGCTTCTCCACTCTGTTCTTTTTGGCAAGAAATCTAAGGTCTCTTTCATCCTAAATTTTCAAATGAGCATTTGATTGTTTTATTCTCAGCATTTTAGGAATCTTTTATCCTGAtgcttcttttatttatttgtaatttaCAGGTGCACACACTGAAGAAAAATATAGGTCTCTTTTCTGGTTTTGTATGGGTTGAGAATGAGGTAACCTTcttttcatcttttctttttatgAGTTTGGTGAGGCAACACtcattgttattttttaaatattttagttttggtCAAAGCCTACAAAAGAAAAGTCTTACACAAGCCGAGTAGTTTGGAGTGTTTACCGTAAGGACTCATAATTTCTTTTGGTAAAAGATTCACTGCATGTTGAGTAATGCTGTGAATATCTATCTATTTCACTGATTGTTGAGTAATGTTGAGAATGCCATTTCTATTTCACTGATCCATAGAGCATACTCTGTAGTTTTTAAAGTGCTTCTGCCCCTGGAGTAATTAAATTGAAACAGAACATGTTTGTTCCCTACAAGCTTATTAATGAAGCCATTCCACTTTACTGGGAACTGCTTAAATTATTCTCTATTGGTTAatcacaattaattaattttacaatttttttcatcAGGAAAAGCAGAGGGCAAAAGTCAAGGAGAAATTAGAAAAATGTGTTAAAGAAAAATTGCTGGATTTCTGTGATATTCTCAATATCTCCGTGAACAAAGCGTCTACAAAGAAGGTAATATCTTACAGTATCCGGTTATGAAATTTCTAGAACATCCTTGTATAATTGCAAACTCTGTTATTTAGGAGGAACTTACTACAAAGTTGTTGGACTTCTTGGAATCTCCACATGCTACTACAGATCGCTTGCTTGCTGACAAGGATAAGGTAAATCTGTCTCTGGTCTTCTATGTTGTACCGTCTTACACTATTATTATTCATATGATTAAACATTTTAGCCATTAACTGAAATTGTTTACCTGACAACACATCATCTGAAGGGTAAGAAGCGAAAGGGCAGGGGATCGACAAGCAAAAGTCCTAGTTCTTCTAATGTGACTGCTGGTAAATCAAAAAAGGTGGGGCTTTCTCTTTCTAATTTGCAGAGCTATCTTGATTGGTAACTGTTAGTGCAAAGTTAGGATTGAActtatcataatttattttagcctCAATGTCATTGAAGGtagttttttcaaaatattttttaaggCAGTGCTAGGTTCAAATTTGTCAATGGCAATATCAATATGTTTGAGTTTGTGTGGGCTATGGGGAGGAAAATAACATTTCATTAACTTAATTTGATT contains:
- the LOC130987846 gene encoding DEK domain-containing chromatin-associated protein 1-like; protein product: MATEKEEVDVDGSEKQEKDAKPNEAEEEGLKEETGKGEEEKVEDPGEEGQDEKAEVSEVKEEEVKAEESEGSEEGKMDEEEEEVEGKDEGEGDKGKKMEGEESEKKNENSKKRSRKDRKAEAKELESPRTPGSERPTRERKTVERFMVGESPKASASKTLSIEKGQGTQLKDIPNVAFKLSKRKADENLQLLHSVLFGKKSKVHTLKKNIGLFSGFVWVENEEKQRAKVKEKLEKCVKEKLLDFCDILNISVNKASTKKEELTTKLLDFLESPHATTDRLLADKDKGKKRKGRGSTSKSPSSSNVTAGKSKKKQKSDSESVKKSKPSIEEEEEEDDDDDKSKSSQSEADHDDDDTVHKAESEQEEHHSEEGTDGDEDEPGKHMDVEKSSKKSGKKDTVKTDLKSKSVGKGSHEAASKTGKSTKKPSSSTSKKESEAESKRKVKTPSSKKKKDDEESEEGNEVPTKGASASKKKSSKSSEKEQGKLEVPTSAEKQPSREEMHSVVADMLKEVDFNTATLSDILRQLAEHFGVDLMHRKAEVKEIITEVIESMSDEEDEEEAEAGSGDEAGKDGDDK